Proteins from a genomic interval of Equus quagga isolate Etosha38 chromosome 13, UCLA_HA_Equagga_1.0, whole genome shotgun sequence:
- the THAP11 gene encoding THAP domain-containing protein 11, which yields MPGFTCCVPGCYNNSHRDKALHFYTFPKDAELRRLWLKNVSRAGVSGCFSTFQPTTGHRLCSVHFQGGRKTYTVRVPTIFPLRGVNERKVARRPAGAAAARRRQQQQQQQQQQQQQQQQQQQQPQPQQQQQSSPSASTAQTAQLQPNLVSASAAVLLTLQAAVDSSQPPGSVPPAPTTPTGEDVKPIDLTVQVEFAAAEGAAAAAAASELEAATAGLEAAECPMGPQLVVVGEEGFPDTGSDHSYSLSSGTTEEELLRKLNEQRDILALMEVKMKEMKGSIRHLRLTEAKLREELREKDRLLAMAVIRKKHGM from the coding sequence ATGCCTGGGTTTACGTGCTGCGTGCCGGGCTGCTACAACAATTCGCACCGGGACAAGGCGCTGCACTTCTACACGTTTCCCAAGGACGCTGAGCTGCGGCGCCTTTGGCTCAAGAACGTGTCCCGTGCCGGCGTCAGTGGGTGCTTCTCCACCTTCCAGCCCACCACGGGCCACCGTCTCTGCAGCGTACACTTCCAGGGCGGCCGCAAGACCTACACGGTGCGCGTCCCCACCATCTTCCCGCTGCGCGGCGTCAACGAGCGCAAAGTAGCACGCAGACCCGCGGGGGCCGCAGCCGCCCGCcgcaggcagcagcagcagcagcagcagcaacaacaacaacaacaacagcagcagcagcagcagcagccgcagccgcagcagcagcagcagtcgTCGCCGTCCGCCTCCACTGCCCAGACCGCCCAGCTGCAGCCGAACCTGGTGTCTGCCTCTGCGGCTGTGCTCCTCACCCTTCAAGCCGCTGTAGACAGTAGCCAGCCTCCAGGATCCGTGCCGCCGGCGCCCACCACTCCCACTGGAGAAGACGTGAAACCCATCGACCTGACGGTGCAAGTGGAGTTCGCGGCCGCAGAGGGCGCAGCCGCCGCAGCTGCCGCGTCGGAGTTGGAGGCTGCTACGGCAGGGTTGGAGGCCGCCGAATGCCCTATGGGCCCCCAGTTGGTGGTGGTGGGAGAAGAGGGCTTCCCCGATACTGGTTCCGACCACTCGTACTCATTGTCGTCAGGCACCACAGAGGAGGAGCTCCTGCGCAAGCTGAATGAGCAACGGGACATCCTGGCGCTGATGGAGGTGAAGATGAAGGAGATGAAGGGCAGCATCCGCCACCTGCGTCTCACCGAGGCCAAGCTACGCGAAGAACTCCGCGAGAAGGATCGGCTGCTGGCCATGGCTGTCATCCGCAAGAAGCACGGAATGTGA
- the NUTF2 gene encoding nuclear transport factor 2 yields the protein MGDKPIWEQIGSSFIQHYYQLFDNDRTQLGAIYIDASCLTWEGQQFQGKAAIVEKLSSLPFQKIQHSITAQDHQPTPDSCIISMVVGQLKADEDPIMGFHQMFLLKNINDAWVCTNDMFRLALHNFG from the exons ATGGGAGACAAGCCAATTTGGGAGCAGATTGGATCCAGCTTCATTCAACATTACTATCAATTATTTGATAACGACAGAACTCAACTAGGCGCAATTTAT ATTGACGCATCATGCCTTACGTGGGAAGGACAGCAATTCCAGGGGAAAGCTGCCATTGTGGAGAAGTTGTCT AGCCTTCCGTTCCAGAAAATCCAGCACAGCATCACGGCGCAGGACCATCAGCCCACGCCAGATAGTTGCATCATCAGCATGGTTGTGGGCCAGCTCAAG GCTGATGAAGACCCCATCATGGGGTTCCACCAGATGTTCCTATTAAAGAACATCAACGATGCTTGGGTTTGCACCAATGACATGTTCAGGCTTGCCCTGCACAACTTTGGCTGA
- the EDC4 gene encoding enhancer of mRNA-decapping protein 4 isoform X2, which translates to MASSCASIDIEDATQHLRDILKLDRPAGGPSAESQRPSNAYNGDLNGLLVPDPLCSGDGTSTNKPGLRAMPPINLQEKQVICLSGDDSSTCIGILAKEVEIVASSDSSISSKARGSNKVKIQPVAKYDWEQKYYYGNLIAVSNSFLAYAIRAANNGSAMVRVISVSTSERTLLKGFTGSVADLAFAHLNSPQLACLDEAGNLFVWRLALVNGKIQEEILVHIRQPEGTPLNHFRRIIWCPFILEESEDCCEEGSPTVALLHEDRAEVWDLDMLRSSHNTWPVDVSQIKQGFIVVKGHSTRLSEGALSPDGTVLATASHDGFVKFWQIYIEGQDEPRCLHEWKPHDGRPLSCLLFCDNHKKQDPEVPFWRFLITGADQNRELKMWCTVSWTCLQTIRFSPDIFSSVNVPPSLKVCLDLSAEYLILSDVQRKVLYVMELLQNQEEGRACFSSISEFLLTHPVLSFGIQVVSRCRLRHTEVLPAEEENDSLGADGTHGASAMESAAGVLIKLFCVHTKALQDVQIRFQPQLNPDVVAPLPTHPAHEDFAFGESRPELGSESLASAAHGSQPDLRRIVELPAPADFLSLSSETKPKLMTPDAFMTPSASLQQITASPSSSSSSSSSSSSSSSSSLTAVSAMSSTSAVDPSLPRPPEELTLSPKLQLDGSLTVSSSSSLQASPRSLLPGLIPGPADKLTSKGPGQVPAAAAALSLELQEVEPLGLTQASPSRTRSPDVISSASTALSQDIPEIASEALSRGFGSSAPEGLEPDSMASAASALHLLSPRPRPGPELGSQLGLDGSPGDGDRHSTPSLLEAALTQEATAPDSQVWPTAPDITRETCSSLAESPRNGLQEKHKSLAFHRPPYHLLQQHDSQDVSAEQSDHDDEVASLASAAGGFGTKVPTPRLPAKDWKTKGSPRASPKLKRKGKKDDGDSAMGSRLMEHQVAELPEDWPALIWQQQRELAELRHSQEELLQRLCTQLEGLQSTVMGHVERALESRHEQEQRRLERALAEGQQRGGQLQEQLTQQLSQALSSAMAGRLERSIRDEIKKTVPPCVSRSLEPVAGQLSNSVATKLTAVEGSMKENISKLLKSKNLTDAIARAAADTLQGPMQAAYREAFQSVVLPAFEKSCQAMFQQINDSFRLGTQEYLQQLESHMKSRKAREQEAREPVLAQLRGLVSTLQGATEQMAATVSSSVRAEVQHQLHVAVGSLQESILAQVQRIVKGEVSVALKEQQAAVTSSIMQAMRSAAGTPVPAAHLDCQAQQAHILQLLQQGHLNQAFQQALTAADLNLVLYVCETVDPGQVFGQPPCPLSQPVLLSLIQQLASDLGTRTDLKLSYLEEAVMHLDHSDPITRDHMGSVMAQVRQKLFQFLQAEPHNSLGKAARRLSLMLHGLVTPSLP; encoded by the exons ATGGCCTCCTCCTGCGCGAGCATCGACATCGAGGACGCCACGCAGCACCTGCGGGACATCCTCAAGCTGGACCGACCCGCTGGGG GCCCCAGTGCAGAGAGCCAGCGGCCATCTAATGCCTACAATGGGGACCTCAACGGGCTCCTGGTCCCAGACCCCCTCTGCTCAGGTGATGGTACTTCAACAAACAAGCCTGGTCTCCGGGCCATGCCACCTATTAATCTGCAGGAAAAGCAGGTCAT CTGCCTTTCAGGAGACGACAGCTCTACCTGCATCGGGATTTTGGCCAAGGAGGTGGAGATTGTGGCCAGCAGTGACTCTAGCATCTCTAGCAAGGCACGGGGGAGCAACAAG GTGAAAATCCAGCCTGTTGCCAAGTATGACTGGGAGCAGAAATACTACTATGGCAACCTGATTGCTGTGTCCAATTCTTTCTTGGCCTATGCCATTCGGG CTGCCAACAATGGCTCAGCAATGGTGCGGGTGATCAGTGTCAGCACTTCAGAGCGGACCCTGCTCAAGGGCTTCACAGGCAGTGTAGCTGATCTCGCCTTTGCACACCTCAACTCCCCACAGCTGGCCTGCCTGGATGAGGCAGGCAACCTGTTTGTGTGGCGCTTGGCTCTGGTTAATGGCAAAATTCA AGAAGAGATTTTGGTCCATATCCGGCAGCCAGAGGGCACACCACTGAACCACTTCCGTAGGATCATCTGGTGCCCCTTCATCCTCGAGGAGAGTGAGGACTGCTGTGAGGAGGGCAGCCCAACAGTGGCCCTCTTGCATGAGGACCGG GCTGAGGTGTGGGACCTGGACATGCTGCGCTCCAGTCACAACACCTGGCCTGTGGATGTCAGCCAGATCAAGCAGGGCTTCATCGTGGTAAAAGGCCATAGCACG CGCCTAAGTGAAGGAGCCCTCTCCCCTGATGGGACTGTCCTAGCTACCGCAAGCCATGATGGTTTTGTCAAGTTCTGGCAGATCTACATTGAGGGCCAGGATGAGCCAAG GTGTCTGCATGAGTGGAAGCCACATGATGGGCgacccctctcctgcctcctgttcTGTGACAACCACAAGAAACAGGACCCTGA GGTCCCTTTCTGGAGGTTCCTCATTACTGGCGCTGACCAGAATCGGGAGCTAAAGATGTGGTGCACAGTATCCTGGACCTGCCTGCAGACCATTCG CTTCTCCCCGGATATCTTCAGCTCAGTGAATGTGCCCCCCAGCCTCAAGGTTTGCCTGGATCTCTCAGCAGAATACTTGATTCTCAGCGATGTGCAACGGAAG GTCCTCTATGTGATGGAGCTGCTGCAGAACCAGGAGGAGGGCCGTGCCTGCTTCAGCTCCATCTCTGAGTTCTTGCTCACCCACCCTGTGCTGAGCTTCGGTATCCAGGTTGTGAGTCGCTGCCGGCTGCGGCACACTGAGGTGCTGCCTGCTGAGGAGGAGAATGACAGCCTAGGGGCTG ATGGGACCCACGGAGCCAGTGCCATGGAGTCTGCAGCTGGTGTGCTCATCAAGCTTTTTTGTGTGCATACTAA GGCATTGCAGGATGTGCAGATCCGTTTCCAGCCACAGCTGAACCCTGATGTGGtggccccactccccacccaccctgcccaTGAGGACTTTG CATTTGGAGAGTCTCGGCCTGAACTGGGCTCCGAGAGCCTGGCTTCAGCTGCTCATGGCTCCCAGCCTGACCTCCGACGCATTGTGGAGCTGCCTGCACCTGCTGACTTCCTCAGTCTGAGCAGTGAGACCAAGCCCAAGCTGATGACACCTGACGCCTTCATGACACCTAGCGCCTCCCTGCAGCag ATCACTGCATCCCccagtagtagcagcagcagcagcagcagcagcagcagcagcagcagctcctctctTACAGCTGTGTCTGCCATGAGCAGTACCTCAGCTGTGGACCCCTCCTTGCCCAG GCCACCTGAGGAGCTGACCTTGAGCCCCAAGCTGCAGCTGGATGGCAGTCTGACAGTGAGCAGCAGCAGTAGCCTGCAGGCAAGCCCACGCAGCCTCCTGCCCGGCCTGATCCCAGGTCCAGCTGACAAATTGACTTCCAAAGGACCTGGGCAG gtgcctgctgctgctgctgcactATCCCTGGAGCTGCAGGAAGTGGAGCCCCTGGGGCTAACCCAGGCTTCCCCTAGCCGCACTCGCTCGCCGGATGTTATCTCCTCAGCTTCGACTGCCCTGTCCCAGGACATCCCTGAGATTGCATCTGAGGCCCTGTCCCGTGGCTTTGGCTCCTCTGCTCCTGAGGGCCTTGAGCCAGACAGTATGGCTTCAGCTGCCTCAGCACTGCACCTGCTGTCCCCACGGCCCCGACCAGGGCCTGAGCTTGGCTCCCAGCTTGGCCTAGATGGAAGCCCTGGGGATGGGGATCGGCATAGTACCCCTTCACTCCTGGAGGCGGCCTTGACCCAGGAGGCCACAGCCCCTGACAGTCAGGTCTGGCCTACAGCACCAGACATTACTCGTGAGACCTGCAGCAGCCTGGCAGAGAG ccccaggaatGGCCTCCAGGAAAAGCACAAGAGCCTGGCCTTCCACCGACCACCTTATCACCTGCTGCAGCAACATGACAGCCAGGACGTCAGCGCTGAGCAAAG TGACCACGACGATGAGGTAGCCAGCCTTGCCTCTGCTGCAGGGGGCTTTGGCACCAAAGTCCCCACTCCACGGCTGCCTGCCAAGGACTGGAAGACCAAGGGATCCCCTCGGGCCTCACCCAAGCTCAAGAGGAAGGGCAAGAAGGATGATGG GGATTCAGCCATGGGATCTCGGCTCATGGAGCACCAG GTGGCAGAGCTTCCTGAGGACTGGCCAGCATTAATTTGGCAACAGCAGAGAGAGCTGGCAGAGCTGCGGCACAGCCAAGAAGAGCTGCTGCAGCGACTGTGCACCCAACTTGAGGGCCTGCAGAGCACTGTCATGGGCCATGTAGAACGTGCTCTAGAGTCACGACACGAGCAGGAGC AGCGGCGGCTGGAGCGGGCATTGGCCGAGGGGCAGCAGCGGGGTGGGCAGCTGCAGGAGCAGCTGACACAACAGCTGTCCCAGGCACTGTCTTCAGCTATGGCTGGGCGGTTGGAGCGGAGCATACGAGATGAGATCAAGAAGACGGTACCTCCGT GTGTCTCTAGGAGTCTGGAGCCCGTGGCAGGCCAACTGAGCAACTCAGTGGCCACCAAGCTCACAGCCGTGGAGGGTAGCATGAAAGAGAATATCTCCAAGCTGCTAAAGTCCAAG AACTTGACTGATGCCATTGCCCGAGCAGCTGCAGACACATTACAGGGGCCAATGCAGGCTGCCTACCGTGAAGCCTTCCAGAGTGTGGTGCTGCCTGCCTTTGAGAAGAGCTGCCAGGCCATGTTCCAACAGATCAATGATAGCTTCCGACTGGGCACACAGGAAT ACTTGCAGCAGCTAGAGAGCCACATGAAGAGCCGGAAGGCACGAGAGCAGGAGGCGCGGGAGCCTGTGTTGGCTCAGCTAAGGGGCCTGGTCAGCACACTGCAAGGTGCCACTGAGCAGATGGCAGCCACTGTGTCCAGCAGTGTTCGGGCTGAGGTGCAGCACCAGTTGCACGTGGCTGTGGGCAG CCTGCAGGAGTCAATTTTAGCACAAGTCCAACGCATTGTTAAGGGTGAGGTGAGTGTAGCACTCAAGGAGCAGCAGGCTGCCGTCACCTCTAGCATCATGCAGGCCATGCGCTCAGCAGCTGGCACTCCTGTCCCTGCTGCCCACCTCGACTGCCAGGCCCAGCAAGCCCATATTCTGCAGCTGCTGCAGCAGGGCCACCTCAATCAGGCCTTCCAGCAG
- the EDC4 gene encoding enhancer of mRNA-decapping protein 4 isoform X1 has product MASSCASIDIEDATQHLRDILKLDRPAGGPSAESQRPSNAYNGDLNGLLVPDPLCSGDGTSTNKPGLRAMPPINLQEKQVICLSGDDSSTCIGILAKEVEIVASSDSSISSKARGSNKVKIQPVAKYDWEQKYYYGNLIAVSNSFLAYAIRAANNGSAMVRVISVSTSERTLLKGFTGSVADLAFAHLNSPQLACLDEAGNLFVWRLALVNGKIQEEILVHIRQPEGTPLNHFRRIIWCPFILEESEDCCEEGSPTVALLHEDRAEVWDLDMLRSSHNTWPVDVSQIKQGFIVVKGHSTRLSEGALSPDGTVLATASHDGFVKFWQIYIEGQDEPRCLHEWKPHDGRPLSCLLFCDNHKKQDPEVPFWRFLITGADQNRELKMWCTVSWTCLQTIRFSPDIFSSVNVPPSLKVCLDLSAEYLILSDVQRKVLYVMELLQNQEEGRACFSSISEFLLTHPVLSFGIQVVSRCRLRHTEVLPAEEENDSLGADGTHGASAMESAAGVLIKLFCVHTKALQDVQIRFQPQLNPDVVAPLPTHPAHEDFAFGESRPELGSESLASAAHGSQPDLRRIVELPAPADFLSLSSETKPKLMTPDAFMTPSASLQQITASPSSSSSSSSSSSSSSSSSLTAVSAMSSTSAVDPSLPSLPATRPPEELTLSPKLQLDGSLTVSSSSSLQASPRSLLPGLIPGPADKLTSKGPGQVPAAAAALSLELQEVEPLGLTQASPSRTRSPDVISSASTALSQDIPEIASEALSRGFGSSAPEGLEPDSMASAASALHLLSPRPRPGPELGSQLGLDGSPGDGDRHSTPSLLEAALTQEATAPDSQVWPTAPDITRETCSSLAESPRNGLQEKHKSLAFHRPPYHLLQQHDSQDVSAEQSDHDDEVASLASAAGGFGTKVPTPRLPAKDWKTKGSPRASPKLKRKGKKDDGDSAMGSRLMEHQVAELPEDWPALIWQQQRELAELRHSQEELLQRLCTQLEGLQSTVMGHVERALESRHEQEQRRLERALAEGQQRGGQLQEQLTQQLSQALSSAMAGRLERSIRDEIKKTVPPCVSRSLEPVAGQLSNSVATKLTAVEGSMKENISKLLKSKNLTDAIARAAADTLQGPMQAAYREAFQSVVLPAFEKSCQAMFQQINDSFRLGTQEYLQQLESHMKSRKAREQEAREPVLAQLRGLVSTLQGATEQMAATVSSSVRAEVQHQLHVAVGSLQESILAQVQRIVKGEVSVALKEQQAAVTSSIMQAMRSAAGTPVPAAHLDCQAQQAHILQLLQQGHLNQAFQQALTAADLNLVLYVCETVDPGQVFGQPPCPLSQPVLLSLIQQLASDLGTRTDLKLSYLEEAVMHLDHSDPITRDHMGSVMAQVRQKLFQFLQAEPHNSLGKAARRLSLMLHGLVTPSLP; this is encoded by the exons ATGGCCTCCTCCTGCGCGAGCATCGACATCGAGGACGCCACGCAGCACCTGCGGGACATCCTCAAGCTGGACCGACCCGCTGGGG GCCCCAGTGCAGAGAGCCAGCGGCCATCTAATGCCTACAATGGGGACCTCAACGGGCTCCTGGTCCCAGACCCCCTCTGCTCAGGTGATGGTACTTCAACAAACAAGCCTGGTCTCCGGGCCATGCCACCTATTAATCTGCAGGAAAAGCAGGTCAT CTGCCTTTCAGGAGACGACAGCTCTACCTGCATCGGGATTTTGGCCAAGGAGGTGGAGATTGTGGCCAGCAGTGACTCTAGCATCTCTAGCAAGGCACGGGGGAGCAACAAG GTGAAAATCCAGCCTGTTGCCAAGTATGACTGGGAGCAGAAATACTACTATGGCAACCTGATTGCTGTGTCCAATTCTTTCTTGGCCTATGCCATTCGGG CTGCCAACAATGGCTCAGCAATGGTGCGGGTGATCAGTGTCAGCACTTCAGAGCGGACCCTGCTCAAGGGCTTCACAGGCAGTGTAGCTGATCTCGCCTTTGCACACCTCAACTCCCCACAGCTGGCCTGCCTGGATGAGGCAGGCAACCTGTTTGTGTGGCGCTTGGCTCTGGTTAATGGCAAAATTCA AGAAGAGATTTTGGTCCATATCCGGCAGCCAGAGGGCACACCACTGAACCACTTCCGTAGGATCATCTGGTGCCCCTTCATCCTCGAGGAGAGTGAGGACTGCTGTGAGGAGGGCAGCCCAACAGTGGCCCTCTTGCATGAGGACCGG GCTGAGGTGTGGGACCTGGACATGCTGCGCTCCAGTCACAACACCTGGCCTGTGGATGTCAGCCAGATCAAGCAGGGCTTCATCGTGGTAAAAGGCCATAGCACG CGCCTAAGTGAAGGAGCCCTCTCCCCTGATGGGACTGTCCTAGCTACCGCAAGCCATGATGGTTTTGTCAAGTTCTGGCAGATCTACATTGAGGGCCAGGATGAGCCAAG GTGTCTGCATGAGTGGAAGCCACATGATGGGCgacccctctcctgcctcctgttcTGTGACAACCACAAGAAACAGGACCCTGA GGTCCCTTTCTGGAGGTTCCTCATTACTGGCGCTGACCAGAATCGGGAGCTAAAGATGTGGTGCACAGTATCCTGGACCTGCCTGCAGACCATTCG CTTCTCCCCGGATATCTTCAGCTCAGTGAATGTGCCCCCCAGCCTCAAGGTTTGCCTGGATCTCTCAGCAGAATACTTGATTCTCAGCGATGTGCAACGGAAG GTCCTCTATGTGATGGAGCTGCTGCAGAACCAGGAGGAGGGCCGTGCCTGCTTCAGCTCCATCTCTGAGTTCTTGCTCACCCACCCTGTGCTGAGCTTCGGTATCCAGGTTGTGAGTCGCTGCCGGCTGCGGCACACTGAGGTGCTGCCTGCTGAGGAGGAGAATGACAGCCTAGGGGCTG ATGGGACCCACGGAGCCAGTGCCATGGAGTCTGCAGCTGGTGTGCTCATCAAGCTTTTTTGTGTGCATACTAA GGCATTGCAGGATGTGCAGATCCGTTTCCAGCCACAGCTGAACCCTGATGTGGtggccccactccccacccaccctgcccaTGAGGACTTTG CATTTGGAGAGTCTCGGCCTGAACTGGGCTCCGAGAGCCTGGCTTCAGCTGCTCATGGCTCCCAGCCTGACCTCCGACGCATTGTGGAGCTGCCTGCACCTGCTGACTTCCTCAGTCTGAGCAGTGAGACCAAGCCCAAGCTGATGACACCTGACGCCTTCATGACACCTAGCGCCTCCCTGCAGCag ATCACTGCATCCCccagtagtagcagcagcagcagcagcagcagcagcagcagcagcagctcctctctTACAGCTGTGTCTGCCATGAGCAGTACCTCAGCTGTGGACCCCTCCTTGCCCAG CCTTCCTGCCACCAGGCCACCTGAGGAGCTGACCTTGAGCCCCAAGCTGCAGCTGGATGGCAGTCTGACAGTGAGCAGCAGCAGTAGCCTGCAGGCAAGCCCACGCAGCCTCCTGCCCGGCCTGATCCCAGGTCCAGCTGACAAATTGACTTCCAAAGGACCTGGGCAG gtgcctgctgctgctgctgcactATCCCTGGAGCTGCAGGAAGTGGAGCCCCTGGGGCTAACCCAGGCTTCCCCTAGCCGCACTCGCTCGCCGGATGTTATCTCCTCAGCTTCGACTGCCCTGTCCCAGGACATCCCTGAGATTGCATCTGAGGCCCTGTCCCGTGGCTTTGGCTCCTCTGCTCCTGAGGGCCTTGAGCCAGACAGTATGGCTTCAGCTGCCTCAGCACTGCACCTGCTGTCCCCACGGCCCCGACCAGGGCCTGAGCTTGGCTCCCAGCTTGGCCTAGATGGAAGCCCTGGGGATGGGGATCGGCATAGTACCCCTTCACTCCTGGAGGCGGCCTTGACCCAGGAGGCCACAGCCCCTGACAGTCAGGTCTGGCCTACAGCACCAGACATTACTCGTGAGACCTGCAGCAGCCTGGCAGAGAG ccccaggaatGGCCTCCAGGAAAAGCACAAGAGCCTGGCCTTCCACCGACCACCTTATCACCTGCTGCAGCAACATGACAGCCAGGACGTCAGCGCTGAGCAAAG TGACCACGACGATGAGGTAGCCAGCCTTGCCTCTGCTGCAGGGGGCTTTGGCACCAAAGTCCCCACTCCACGGCTGCCTGCCAAGGACTGGAAGACCAAGGGATCCCCTCGGGCCTCACCCAAGCTCAAGAGGAAGGGCAAGAAGGATGATGG GGATTCAGCCATGGGATCTCGGCTCATGGAGCACCAG GTGGCAGAGCTTCCTGAGGACTGGCCAGCATTAATTTGGCAACAGCAGAGAGAGCTGGCAGAGCTGCGGCACAGCCAAGAAGAGCTGCTGCAGCGACTGTGCACCCAACTTGAGGGCCTGCAGAGCACTGTCATGGGCCATGTAGAACGTGCTCTAGAGTCACGACACGAGCAGGAGC AGCGGCGGCTGGAGCGGGCATTGGCCGAGGGGCAGCAGCGGGGTGGGCAGCTGCAGGAGCAGCTGACACAACAGCTGTCCCAGGCACTGTCTTCAGCTATGGCTGGGCGGTTGGAGCGGAGCATACGAGATGAGATCAAGAAGACGGTACCTCCGT GTGTCTCTAGGAGTCTGGAGCCCGTGGCAGGCCAACTGAGCAACTCAGTGGCCACCAAGCTCACAGCCGTGGAGGGTAGCATGAAAGAGAATATCTCCAAGCTGCTAAAGTCCAAG AACTTGACTGATGCCATTGCCCGAGCAGCTGCAGACACATTACAGGGGCCAATGCAGGCTGCCTACCGTGAAGCCTTCCAGAGTGTGGTGCTGCCTGCCTTTGAGAAGAGCTGCCAGGCCATGTTCCAACAGATCAATGATAGCTTCCGACTGGGCACACAGGAAT ACTTGCAGCAGCTAGAGAGCCACATGAAGAGCCGGAAGGCACGAGAGCAGGAGGCGCGGGAGCCTGTGTTGGCTCAGCTAAGGGGCCTGGTCAGCACACTGCAAGGTGCCACTGAGCAGATGGCAGCCACTGTGTCCAGCAGTGTTCGGGCTGAGGTGCAGCACCAGTTGCACGTGGCTGTGGGCAG CCTGCAGGAGTCAATTTTAGCACAAGTCCAACGCATTGTTAAGGGTGAGGTGAGTGTAGCACTCAAGGAGCAGCAGGCTGCCGTCACCTCTAGCATCATGCAGGCCATGCGCTCAGCAGCTGGCACTCCTGTCCCTGCTGCCCACCTCGACTGCCAGGCCCAGCAAGCCCATATTCTGCAGCTGCTGCAGCAGGGCCACCTCAATCAGGCCTTCCAGCAG